In one Neobacillus sp. WH10 genomic region, the following are encoded:
- a CDS encoding class I SAM-dependent methyltransferase, translating to MSEHYYTRTQKVESDPKYWDYTLRNYPFRFKTDNGVFSKREVDFGSRLLIESFEMPAAEGLVLDVGCGYGPIGLTIAKDNRGRTVHMVDVNERAIQLAKENASLNRIENVDIYESDRLLSVKGNNFAAVLTNPPIRAGKKTVHDIFEQSFEHLVPNGELWVVIQKKQGAPSALEKLMALFSDVETINKSKGYFIFKAIK from the coding sequence ATGTCCGAACACTACTATACTCGAACCCAAAAGGTTGAAAGTGATCCGAAATATTGGGATTACACATTAAGAAATTATCCTTTTCGCTTTAAAACCGATAACGGTGTTTTTTCAAAAAGAGAAGTAGATTTTGGCTCACGTTTACTAATTGAGTCTTTTGAGATGCCAGCGGCGGAAGGGCTTGTGCTAGATGTTGGCTGCGGCTATGGCCCGATTGGTTTAACAATTGCTAAAGACAACCGCGGTCGTACGGTTCACATGGTTGATGTTAATGAACGAGCGATCCAGTTAGCGAAGGAAAATGCCTCTCTAAACCGGATTGAGAATGTTGACATCTATGAAAGTGACCGGTTGTTATCTGTTAAAGGAAATAACTTCGCTGCCGTTTTAACAAATCCACCGATTAGGGCGGGTAAAAAGACGGTTCATGATATTTTTGAACAAAGCTTCGAACATCTTGTTCCAAATGGTGAGCTTTGGGTAGTGATTCAAAAGAAACAAGGAGCACCATCTGCATTAGAAAAATTAATGGCACTATTTTCCGATGTTGAGACTATTAACAAATCAAAAGGCTATTTTATCTTTAAGGCGATTAAGTGA
- a CDS encoding Mini-ribonuclease 3, translating into MLDYENNINAKQLNSLALAYMGDAVFETYVRRHLLYNGKVRPHQLHRLATKYVSAKAQCQILFQLMDDHLLSEEELAVVMRGRNAKSGTVPKNTDVQTYRYSTAFEALMGYLFLEGQTERLEELVAKAFLNVDEKKGGTLL; encoded by the coding sequence ATGCTTGATTATGAGAACAACATCAATGCCAAACAATTGAATAGTCTTGCCCTTGCTTACATGGGTGATGCGGTCTTTGAGACGTATGTAAGACGGCACCTTCTCTATAACGGCAAGGTAAGACCGCATCAATTACACCGTTTAGCGACAAAATACGTCTCAGCGAAGGCGCAGTGCCAAATTCTTTTTCAACTAATGGACGATCACCTTTTAAGTGAAGAAGAATTAGCTGTTGTCATGCGTGGCAGAAATGCAAAATCAGGAACGGTTCCAAAAAATACAGATGTCCAGACGTATCGTTACAGCACCGCGTTTGAAGCGTTAATGGGATATTTGTTTTTAGAAGGCCAAACGGAGCGCTTGGAAGAGCTAGTAGCGAAGGCGTTTTTAAACGTTGATGAAAAGAAAGGAGGAACGTTACTGTGA
- the nusG gene encoding transcription termination/antitermination protein NusG: protein MEKNWYVVHTYSGYENKVKANLEKRVESMGMADKIFRVVVPEEEETEIKNGKKKIVKRKVFPGYVLVELVMTDDSWYVVRNTPGVTGFVGSAGSGSKPTPLLPEEVVVLLKRMGVEEKRVDVDYEIGETVRVKEGPFANFTGSVEEMDKDKSKLKVLVNMFGRDTPVELEFTQIEKL from the coding sequence ATGGAAAAGAATTGGTATGTAGTTCATACTTACTCAGGTTATGAAAATAAAGTAAAGGCAAATTTAGAAAAACGGGTGGAATCAATGGGTATGGCGGATAAAATCTTCCGTGTCGTTGTTCCTGAAGAAGAAGAAACAGAAATCAAAAATGGTAAGAAAAAGATCGTAAAACGAAAAGTTTTCCCTGGCTATGTATTAGTTGAACTTGTAATGACAGATGATTCATGGTATGTCGTGCGGAATACACCTGGTGTAACTGGATTCGTTGGCTCTGCTGGATCAGGTTCAAAGCCGACTCCGTTATTGCCGGAAGAGGTAGTTGTGTTACTGAAGCGCATGGGCGTAGAGGAAAAACGAGTCGATGTAGACTATGAAATTGGTGAGACAGTCCGCGTAAAAGAAGGCCCATTTGCGAATTTCACTGGGTCTGTTGAAGAGATGGACAAGGACAAATCAAAGCTTAAAGTTTTAGTCAATATGTTTGGCCGAGATACCCCGGTGGAACTAGAGTTTACACAAATTGAAAAACTTTAA
- the secE gene encoding preprotein translocase subunit SecE: protein MKRITKFFSDIVREMRKVSWPKRGELIRSTVTVLSTVVFFGVFFAVLDLGISKLIRLILE, encoded by the coding sequence ATGAAGCGTATAACGAAGTTCTTCAGTGATATTGTCCGTGAAATGAGGAAAGTTAGCTGGCCAAAACGCGGTGAACTAATTCGATCTACCGTTACTGTTTTATCAACTGTTGTTTTTTTTGGAGTGTTCTTTGCTGTTCTGGATTTAGGAATTTCAAAATTGATTCGTTTAATTCTTGAATAA
- the cysE gene encoding serine O-acetyltransferase, protein MFKNLKEDVEVVFEQDPAARSYLEVILTYSGLHAIWAHRLAHALFNRKLFFFARIISQVSRFFTGIEIHPGAKIGRKFFIDHGMGVVIGETCEIGDNVTIYQGVTLGGTGKEKGKRHPTIKDNVLIATGAKVLGSITIGENSKIGGGSVVLKEVPPNSTVVGIPGRVVIQDGKRINKDLNHCDLPDPIADRLKEMQVELHQLKQELDELKEERIKVNGHSNL, encoded by the coding sequence ATGTTCAAAAATTTGAAGGAGGATGTTGAGGTTGTTTTTGAACAGGATCCAGCTGCGAGAAGCTATCTAGAAGTCATCTTAACATATTCAGGTTTACATGCCATTTGGGCGCATCGACTTGCACACGCACTCTTTAACCGTAAATTATTTTTCTTTGCACGGATCATTTCTCAAGTTAGCCGATTTTTTACGGGAATTGAAATCCATCCGGGGGCAAAAATAGGCAGGAAATTTTTTATTGACCACGGTATGGGTGTGGTAATAGGGGAAACATGTGAAATTGGGGATAATGTAACTATATATCAAGGAGTTACCCTCGGCGGAACGGGTAAAGAAAAAGGGAAACGGCATCCGACGATTAAAGATAATGTCCTTATTGCCACTGGTGCAAAGGTGCTGGGATCGATTACTATCGGTGAAAATTCCAAAATCGGCGGCGGCTCTGTTGTCTTAAAAGAGGTTCCCCCTAACTCAACAGTGGTGGGGATTCCAGGCAGGGTTGTGATCCAGGATGGAAAACGAATAAATAAAGACTTAAATCATTGTGACCTGCCGGATCCAATTGCCGACCGCTTAAAAGAAATGCAAGTTGAACTACATCAGCTGAAGCAAGAACTGGATGAATTAAAAGAAGAAAGGATAAAAGTCAATGGCCATTCAAATTTATAA
- the rplL gene encoding 50S ribosomal protein L7/L12, whose translation MTKEQIIEAVKSMTVLELNDLVKAIEEEFGVTAAAPVAMVGGAGAAAVEEKTEFDVILAGAGDQKIKVIKVVREITGLGLKEAKDLVDNTPKPLKEGVSKEEAEAIKAKLDEVGANVEVK comes from the coding sequence ATGACTAAAGAACAAATCATTGAAGCAGTTAAAAGTATGACTGTTTTAGAACTAAACGATCTTGTAAAAGCAATCGAAGAAGAATTCGGCGTAACTGCTGCTGCTCCTGTAGCAATGGTAGGCGGAGCTGGTGCTGCTGCTGTTGAAGAAAAAACTGAATTTGATGTAATCCTAGCTGGCGCTGGAGACCAAAAAATCAAGGTTATCAAAGTTGTTCGTGAAATCACTGGTCTTGGACTTAAAGAAGCAAAAGACCTTGTTGACAACACTCCAAAACCACTTAAAGAAGGCGTTTCTAAAGAAGAAGCTGAAGCAATCAAAGCTAAGCTTGATGAAGTTGGAGCTAACGTTGAAGTTAAGTAA
- a CDS encoding NYN domain-containing protein, translating to MDILIVDGYNIIGAWPELRALKDRDLPAARDRLVERMAEYQAFSGYHVIVVFDAYYVQGTEKKYKNHKVEVIFTKENETADERIEKMAISLSNRKTQIHVATSDYTEQWAIFGQGALRKSARELLIEMSLIEKGIEKKVKKIQEKKPVTKIPISDEMAEIFEKWRRGQK from the coding sequence ATGGATATCTTGATTGTCGACGGATACAACATTATCGGAGCCTGGCCGGAGCTAAGGGCATTGAAGGATCGAGATTTACCTGCTGCAAGGGATCGGCTAGTGGAAAGAATGGCAGAATACCAAGCCTTTTCCGGTTACCATGTCATTGTTGTATTTGATGCTTATTATGTGCAAGGAACGGAGAAAAAATATAAAAACCATAAAGTAGAAGTCATCTTTACGAAAGAAAATGAAACAGCAGATGAGCGGATTGAAAAAATGGCAATCAGTCTAAGTAATCGAAAAACACAAATCCATGTTGCCACCTCTGATTACACTGAGCAATGGGCAATTTTTGGACAAGGAGCTTTACGTAAATCCGCTCGGGAGCTGCTGATTGAAATGTCATTGATAGAAAAAGGTATCGAAAAGAAAGTAAAGAAGATTCAAGAGAAGAAACCAGTAACCAAAATACCGATTAGTGATGAAATGGCAGAAATTTTTGAAAAATGGCGCAGAGGCCAGAAATGA
- the rlmB gene encoding 23S rRNA (guanosine(2251)-2'-O)-methyltransferase RlmB, whose amino-acid sequence MNQEFIVGKNPVIEALKSERDINKILIAEGSQRGQMQQITQLAKEAHVIVQFVPKKKIDQITDQNHQGVLAYVAAYQYADMEDLFAAAEKKNESPFFLLLDEIEDPHNLGSIMRTADAAGAHGIIIPKRRAVGLTATVAKASTGAIEYIPVVRVTNMARTIDELKERGVWIAGTDAKGKEDYRQLDGTLPLGLVIGSEGKGMGRLIRDKCDFLIQLPMVGKVTSLNASVAASLLMYEVYRKRHPLER is encoded by the coding sequence GTGAACCAGGAATTCATAGTTGGGAAAAATCCCGTGATTGAAGCGCTTAAATCGGAGAGGGATATTAATAAAATCTTAATTGCGGAAGGGTCACAGCGAGGCCAAATGCAGCAAATCACCCAATTGGCCAAAGAAGCACATGTTATTGTTCAATTTGTCCCAAAGAAAAAAATAGATCAAATTACTGATCAAAATCACCAAGGGGTACTTGCCTATGTAGCAGCCTATCAATATGCAGATATGGAAGATCTATTTGCCGCAGCCGAAAAGAAAAACGAGTCACCCTTCTTTTTGTTGTTGGATGAAATCGAGGATCCGCATAACCTTGGGTCGATTATGAGGACAGCAGATGCTGCCGGGGCACATGGCATTATAATTCCAAAGCGAAGGGCTGTTGGCTTAACGGCAACAGTTGCTAAGGCCTCAACAGGTGCGATTGAATATATCCCGGTTGTCCGTGTAACAAATATGGCGCGGACAATTGATGAATTAAAGGAACGGGGAGTTTGGATTGCCGGAACAGATGCTAAAGGAAAGGAAGATTATCGCCAATTGGATGGTACGCTTCCACTTGGCTTAGTGATCGGCAGCGAGGGAAAAGGAATGGGACGGTTAATTCGTGATAAATGTGATTTCCTTATTCAATTGCCGATGGTCGGAAAAGTGACCTCGTTAAATGCTTCTGTCGCTGCATCCCTACTCATGTATGAGGTTTATCGTAAACGGCACCCGCTTGAGAGGTAG
- the cysS gene encoding cysteine--tRNA ligase gives MAIQIYNTLTRKKEAFIPLEEGKVKMYVCGPTVYNYIHIGNSRPPIVFDTVRRYFEYRGYDVEYVSNFTDVDDKLIRVANQLGTDVPTIADRFINAYFEDVSALGCKKADIHPRVMENMDIIIDFISQLIEKGYAYESEGDVYFRTRSFDEYGKLSHQSIDDLQVGARIEVGDKKQDDLDFALWKAAKEGEIFWESPWGPGRPGWHIECSAMAKKYLGEMIDIHAGGQDLTFPHHENEIAQSEALSGKTFARYWMHNGYINIDNEKMSKSLGNFVLVHDIIKKHNPQVLRFFMLSVHYRNPINYSEELLESTKAAFERLTTSYQNLKHRKEASTDLTINNQEWLDKISALQDQFIQAMDDDFNTALAISVLFELSKLSNYYLLEKNTAVEVIDAFTNQFEELFRVIGLTLESEEMLDEEIDALIEKRNQARKDRNFQLSDQIRDQLKEMNIILEDTAQGTRWKRG, from the coding sequence ATGGCCATTCAAATTTATAATACACTAACAAGAAAAAAGGAAGCTTTCATACCGCTTGAAGAAGGAAAAGTAAAAATGTATGTTTGCGGTCCAACAGTCTATAATTATATCCATATTGGTAATTCCCGTCCGCCAATTGTTTTTGATACTGTCAGGCGCTATTTTGAATACCGCGGCTATGATGTCGAGTACGTTTCGAACTTTACCGATGTCGACGACAAATTAATTCGGGTAGCCAATCAGTTGGGCACGGACGTTCCGACAATTGCCGACCGCTTTATCAATGCCTACTTTGAGGATGTTTCTGCATTGGGCTGCAAGAAGGCTGATATTCATCCGCGCGTAATGGAAAACATGGATATCATTATCGATTTTATCAGCCAATTAATTGAAAAAGGCTATGCATATGAATCAGAAGGCGATGTTTACTTCCGTACACGCAGCTTCGATGAATACGGAAAGCTTTCCCACCAATCCATCGATGACTTGCAGGTGGGAGCAAGGATTGAAGTCGGTGATAAGAAACAGGATGATTTGGACTTTGCTTTATGGAAGGCGGCCAAGGAAGGAGAAATCTTCTGGGAAAGCCCTTGGGGACCCGGCCGTCCAGGCTGGCATATTGAATGCTCGGCAATGGCGAAAAAGTATCTTGGTGAAATGATTGATATCCATGCCGGCGGACAGGATTTAACCTTCCCGCACCATGAGAACGAGATTGCTCAGTCCGAAGCACTTTCTGGGAAAACATTCGCACGTTATTGGATGCATAACGGCTATATTAATATTGATAATGAAAAAATGTCTAAATCACTAGGTAATTTTGTGTTAGTGCATGACATTATAAAAAAGCATAATCCACAAGTGTTACGATTCTTTATGCTGTCCGTTCATTACCGTAATCCAATCAATTACAGTGAAGAATTATTGGAGAGCACAAAGGCGGCGTTTGAACGTCTGACCACATCTTATCAAAATTTAAAACATCGAAAAGAAGCAAGTACAGATTTAACCATCAACAATCAAGAGTGGCTTGATAAAATATCTGCCTTACAAGACCAATTTATTCAGGCAATGGATGATGATTTTAATACAGCATTAGCCATTTCTGTTTTATTTGAGCTTTCCAAGCTGTCTAATTATTATCTTTTAGAAAAAAATACAGCTGTGGAAGTCATTGATGCCTTTACTAACCAATTCGAAGAGTTGTTCCGTGTTATAGGGTTAACGCTTGAAAGTGAAGAAATGCTTGACGAAGAGATTGATGCGTTGATTGAAAAGCGGAACCAGGCACGGAAGGATCGAAATTTCCAATTATCTGACCAAATTCGAGATCAGCTAAAGGAAATGAATATTATTTTAGAAGACACCGCGCAAGGTACAAGGTGGAAAAGAGGCTAA
- the rpmG gene encoding 50S ribosomal protein L33: protein MSKKVILACVDCGSRNYSTVSKQEQTERLELKKFCKTCATHTIHRETK from the coding sequence ATGAGCAAAAAAGTCATACTTGCTTGTGTTGATTGCGGCTCGCGGAATTATTCGACAGTCAGCAAGCAGGAGCAAACAGAACGATTAGAATTAAAGAAATTCTGTAAAACTTGCGCAACCCATACCATCCACCGGGAAACAAAATAA
- the rplK gene encoding 50S ribosomal protein L11, whose protein sequence is MAKKVIKVVKLQIPAGKANPAPPVGPALGQAGVNIMGFCKEFNARTADQAGLIIPVEITVFEDRSFTFITKTPPAAVLLKVAAGIQSGSGEPNRNKVATVKRDKVREIAEQKMPDLNAASVEAAMRMVEGTARSMGIVIED, encoded by the coding sequence GTGGCTAAAAAAGTAATTAAAGTCGTTAAATTACAAATTCCTGCTGGTAAAGCAAACCCAGCGCCGCCAGTTGGTCCTGCACTAGGTCAAGCCGGTGTTAATATCATGGGATTCTGTAAAGAATTTAACGCTCGTACAGCAGATCAAGCTGGATTAATCATTCCTGTTGAAATCACGGTATTTGAAGACCGTTCATTTACATTTATTACGAAAACTCCTCCTGCTGCCGTTCTTTTAAAAGTAGCAGCTGGAATTCAGTCGGGTTCAGGTGAACCTAACCGTAATAAAGTAGCAACAGTAAAGCGTGATAAAGTACGCGAGATTGCGGAACAAAAAATGCCTGACCTTAACGCAGCTAGCGTTGAAGCAGCAATGCGCATGGTTGAAGGTACTGCACGCAGCATGGGTATCGTTATCGAAGACTAA
- the rplA gene encoding 50S ribosomal protein L1, giving the protein MAKKGKKYLEAVKLVDRLKAYPIAEAIELAKKTNYTKFDATLEVAFRLGVDPKKADQQIRGAVVLPNGTGKTQRVLVFAKGEKVKEAEAAGADYVGDSEYINKIQQGWFEFDVIVATPDMMGEVGKLGRVLGPKGLMPNPKTGTVTFDVTKAINEIKAGKVEYRVDKAGNIHVPIGKASFENEKLVENFTTVFETMLKVKPSAAKGTYMKNVTVASTMGPGVKVDPSSVAVK; this is encoded by the coding sequence ATGGCTAAAAAAGGTAAAAAGTATTTAGAAGCTGTAAAGCTTGTAGATCGCTTAAAAGCATACCCAATTGCAGAAGCAATTGAGCTTGCAAAGAAAACAAATTACACAAAATTTGATGCGACTCTTGAAGTAGCTTTCCGTTTAGGTGTTGACCCTAAGAAAGCTGACCAACAAATCCGTGGTGCGGTTGTACTTCCAAACGGAACTGGTAAAACTCAACGCGTTTTAGTATTCGCGAAGGGTGAGAAAGTGAAAGAAGCAGAAGCAGCTGGCGCTGATTATGTAGGTGACTCAGAATACATCAACAAAATTCAACAAGGTTGGTTTGAATTTGATGTAATCGTAGCAACTCCTGACATGATGGGTGAAGTTGGTAAACTTGGTCGTGTATTAGGACCTAAAGGCTTAATGCCGAACCCTAAAACTGGTACTGTTACTTTTGACGTAACAAAAGCTATTAATGAAATTAAAGCAGGTAAAGTTGAATACCGCGTTGATAAAGCTGGAAATATCCATGTACCAATCGGTAAAGCATCTTTCGAAAACGAAAAGCTTGTTGAAAACTTTACAACTGTTTTTGAAACTATGTTGAAAGTAAAGCCATCTGCAGCAAAAGGTACTTACATGAAGAACGTTACTGTTGCTTCAACAATGGGACCTGGTGTTAAGGTAGATCCTTCATCTGTTGCAGTTAAGTAA
- the sigH gene encoding RNA polymerase sporulation sigma factor SigH, with product MSTDFGTKINEHFFVMEDEEIVDLVHQGESEALDYLIHKYRNFVRAKARSYFLIGADKEDIVQEGMIGLYKAIRDFREDKLTSFKAFAELCITRQIITAIKTATRQKHIPLNSYVSLDKPIYDEESDRTLMDVLSGAKVLDPEELIINQEEFDHIEVKMTELLSDLERKVLALYLDGQSYQEISAELNRHVKSIDNALQRVKRKLERYLEIREFSL from the coding sequence TTGAGTACGGACTTCGGAACTAAAATCAACGAACATTTTTTCGTAATGGAAGATGAAGAAATTGTCGATTTGGTGCACCAAGGTGAAAGTGAAGCATTGGATTATTTAATCCATAAGTATCGTAATTTTGTACGTGCAAAAGCAAGATCCTATTTTTTAATTGGAGCAGATAAAGAGGATATCGTTCAGGAGGGCATGATTGGCCTTTATAAGGCGATTCGTGACTTTCGTGAGGACAAGCTTACTTCCTTTAAAGCATTTGCCGAGCTATGCATAACCCGCCAAATTATCACGGCAATTAAGACTGCAACACGGCAAAAGCATATTCCGCTAAATTCCTATGTATCTTTGGACAAGCCTATTTATGACGAAGAATCCGATCGAACATTGATGGATGTTTTGTCCGGCGCTAAAGTATTGGATCCGGAGGAGTTAATAATTAATCAAGAGGAGTTTGACCATATTGAGGTCAAAATGACTGAATTATTGAGCGATTTGGAAAGAAAAGTATTGGCTCTCTATTTAGATGGTCAATCCTATCAAGAGATATCTGCGGAGCTTAATCGTCATGTTAAATCCATTGATAACGCTTTGCAGCGAGTGAAGAGAAAGCTTGAGCGCTACTTAGAAATACGAGAATTTTCACTGTGA
- the rplJ gene encoding 50S ribosomal protein L10 yields MSSAIEVKKHIVEEITDKLKNSVSTVVVDYRGLSVSEVTELRKQLREAGVEFKVYKNTMTRRAAEAAELAGLNEALTGPNAIAFSTEDVVAPAKILNDFAKKHEALELKAGVIEGNVATAEEIKALADLPSREGLLSMLLSVLQAPIRNLALAAKAVADQKEEQGA; encoded by the coding sequence ATGAGCAGTGCAATCGAAGTAAAAAAACACATCGTTGAAGAAATTACTGATAAATTAAAGAATAGCGTATCAACTGTTGTTGTTGATTACCGTGGTCTTTCAGTTTCTGAAGTGACTGAACTACGTAAACAACTTCGCGAAGCTGGCGTTGAGTTCAAGGTTTACAAAAACACGATGACTCGCCGTGCAGCTGAAGCAGCTGAACTTGCTGGCTTAAATGAAGCATTAACTGGTCCTAACGCAATCGCGTTCAGTACTGAAGATGTAGTCGCACCAGCTAAAATCTTAAATGACTTTGCGAAAAAACATGAGGCACTTGAACTTAAAGCAGGTGTAATCGAAGGTAATGTCGCAACAGCAGAAGAGATCAAAGCTCTTGCAGACCTACCATCACGCGAAGGCTTGCTTTCTATGCTACTCAGCGTACTACAAGCTCCAATTCGCAATCTTGCTCTTGCTGCAAAAGCAGTGGCAGATCAAAAAGAAGAACAAGGCGCGTAA